In Candidatus Thorarchaeota archaeon, one DNA window encodes the following:
- the dnaJ gene encoding molecular chaperone DnaJ: MAEEDYYDILGVDRNASQDEIKRAFRRLAKKYHPDRNPDNKQAEEKFKEINKAYEVLNDPEKRANYDRFGTADTDGIRMDGLGDLFRQFFGGFGGFGSSRRSGPPPGEDLRIRINLTFEEAFFGTKKKIAFQRKVKCDKCGGTGAAEGTSPRTCSQCHGRGQVMRSMGGFMRVSQTCPRCHGSGEMIDNPCSECDGSGLETERKEIEIPIPAGVEDGMGQRIRGAGNAGPRGGAYGNLIIMFSVDSHDEFVRRGLHVYTEIDIPFSVAVLGGEIEVPTMYGKSKMDIPSGTEGGKLFRMRGKGVHADDGREGDQLVRVHIDIPENLNDKQREYLEKFREFFD, from the coding sequence TTGGCTGAAGAGGACTATTACGACATCTTAGGCGTAGATAGAAACGCCAGTCAGGATGAAATAAAGCGAGCATTTAGACGGCTTGCAAAAAAGTATCATCCCGATCGAAATCCGGATAACAAGCAAGCCGAAGAGAAGTTTAAGGAGATAAACAAGGCCTATGAGGTTTTGAATGATCCGGAGAAGAGGGCCAACTACGATAGATTTGGAACCGCTGATACTGATGGCATCAGAATGGACGGGCTTGGAGATCTCTTCAGGCAATTCTTTGGCGGCTTCGGTGGTTTTGGAAGCAGCCGCAGAAGCGGCCCACCACCAGGCGAAGACCTACGCATACGAATCAATTTGACATTCGAAGAGGCCTTTTTTGGGACCAAAAAGAAAATCGCTTTTCAACGGAAAGTCAAGTGCGATAAATGTGGAGGAACTGGAGCGGCAGAAGGGACCTCCCCAAGGACATGTTCTCAGTGCCATGGAAGAGGTCAAGTCATGCGCTCAATGGGCGGATTCATGCGGGTTTCACAGACTTGTCCTCGCTGTCATGGTTCGGGGGAGATGATTGATAACCCTTGTTCAGAATGCGATGGATCCGGTTTAGAAACCGAACGAAAGGAAATCGAGATACCTATTCCTGCCGGCGTGGAAGATGGAATGGGACAGAGAATCAGGGGGGCAGGAAATGCTGGGCCTCGAGGTGGTGCCTATGGCAACCTCATTATCATGTTTTCTGTTGATTCACATGATGAATTTGTTCGACGCGGTCTTCATGTGTATACTGAGATTGATATCCCCTTTTCGGTGGCAGTTCTTGGTGGTGAAATAGAAGTTCCAACGATGTACGGGAAGAGCAAAATGGATATTCCATCTGGCACAGAAGGTGGGAAGCTCTTCAGAATGCGTGGAAAGGGTGTTCATGCTGACGATGGCAGAGAAGGGGATCAATTAGTCCGGGTTCACATCGACATCCCTGAGAATCTAAACGATAAACAGCGCGAATACCTAGAGAAATTCCGGGAATTCTTTGATTAG
- a CDS encoding lysophospholipase has product MMHEETEYVGYDGKRMFMHLWKPSNDKPRALIVAIHGLGSHGGDMKKIGEFLAERGLAVFAPDMRGFGHFEGIKGHVMDFNEYNEDMHNIIMQVKDQYKNRLTFVYGHSLGGLHVVRYAITYPNEIDGMMLSAPAVSETLEIGMATRLVGRLLSTLNVKRYIENGIKFEELTRSEEAVKRHKQDELRFDKVTPRFGIEALDARAEGFESADRIRVPVLIQQGGEDKLVSSDKNKEFFENIDIKDKTWKFYEGFYHELFEEPQNEQVLSDLYSWLDRRLPR; this is encoded by the coding sequence ATGATGCATGAGGAAACCGAGTATGTAGGTTATGACGGAAAGCGGATGTTCATGCATCTGTGGAAGCCATCTAACGACAAACCTAGAGCACTCATTGTGGCTATTCACGGACTCGGTAGCCACGGTGGAGATATGAAGAAGATAGGTGAGTTTCTGGCTGAACGAGGGTTAGCAGTATTTGCTCCAGATATGAGAGGGTTTGGACACTTCGAAGGAATCAAGGGGCACGTAATGGATTTCAACGAATATAACGAAGATATGCACAATATCATTATGCAGGTCAAAGATCAATACAAGAATAGGTTGACATTTGTGTATGGCCATTCACTGGGAGGTTTGCATGTTGTTCGCTATGCGATAACCTATCCTAACGAAATCGACGGAATGATGCTCTCTGCTCCGGCTGTTTCTGAAACCCTAGAGATAGGAATGGCAACAAGGCTCGTGGGAAGACTGCTATCAACTCTGAATGTTAAGCGGTACATAGAAAATGGCATCAAATTCGAAGAGCTAACGAGGAGTGAAGAAGCTGTAAAGCGGCACAAGCAGGACGAATTGCGTTTCGACAAGGTAACGCCACGCTTTGGCATCGAAGCACTGGATGCGAGAGCCGAAGGATTCGAATCAGCGGATCGAATCAGGGTGCCAGTATTGATACAGCAAGGGGGAGAGGACAAGCTAGTATCTTCAGACAAGAACAAAGAATTCTTTGAGAACATTGATATCAAAGACAAGACATGGAAATTCTACGAGGGTTTCTATCACGAACTCTTCGAGGAACCGCAAAATGAGCAGGTCCTTTCTGATTTGTATTCCTGGTTGGATAGGAGATTGCCCAGATAA
- a CDS encoding cation-translocating P-type ATPase: MSEQDWYNNSADYTMEKLDTSEEGLTSTEAEERLEKYGRNELVETGGISPIQMFLEQFADPMVIILLVAIAISVATSFFHGGEGIIDAIVISAIVIFNAIFGFVQEYRSEKALEKLKEMAAPKARIKRDGLWKQMDSRNVVPGDILGLEAGDKIPADARITYAVGLGIDEAVLTGESQSVRKTDEPMNVENPSAGDIRNMVFQGTTVVAGKGRAVVTSTGMDTRFGKIAEMVQESEKGMTPLQHDLDDLGKKLGALVIALCVIVFGAEIFRYGTEELFEELMAAIALAVSAIPEGLPAVVTITLAIGVQGMVDRNAIVRRLPSVETLGSTTVICSDKTGTITKNEMTVTKLYTDRKVISVSGVGYNEEGEFTLEDDTFDVTSNSHTRHLLEIGQCCSNTIIQDDPTGAADWSVVGDPTEGALLVAAEKAGINYDDTLARYKELTEISFDSARKRMTSVCEDKDTKSVFGFMKGAPEVVLSLCNRIYEKGEVRSLTEEDKKRILDINAQFAEDALRVLAFACRPLDDNTDHSEPEDVEQQMIFVGLQGMIDPPRDEVFHAMNVCKQAGIRPVMITGDHALTARAVAIEVGLIDEDGRVITGSDIEEMSDEEFQQVVSDVDVYARVDPKHKLQIVRTLKNSDEVVAMTGDGVNDAPAVKQADVGIAMGIRGADVTREASDVVLTDDNFATIVSAVEKGREIYSNIKKFVRFLLAANFDEIFLIFTIIMLGLPLPITPIQILWLNLATDGFPALALGVDPPSRGVMERPPREPGKKMMDRGMASFVVVAGFIAFLASSFLYLWGLTTYGGGIPGFTVPYVEGMWKTAHWSTALKHARTLVFASVVTFELIFVWNCRDEYHPIWRTEIRHSTALFAAVAVSIVLTLLTIYAPFMQPLFDTMPLEPRAWVLIILTSLPALLIPPHILFGHKDELDVKD; encoded by the coding sequence ATGTCCGAACAAGACTGGTACAATAATAGCGCCGATTACACCATGGAGAAATTGGATACTTCCGAAGAGGGCCTCACGAGCACAGAGGCAGAAGAGCGCTTGGAGAAATACGGACGGAACGAGCTCGTTGAAACAGGTGGGATTAGCCCCATACAAATGTTTCTTGAGCAATTCGCCGATCCTATGGTTATCATATTGCTGGTAGCAATCGCGATTTCCGTCGCCACATCGTTCTTTCATGGTGGTGAGGGTATTATTGATGCAATTGTTATTTCAGCCATTGTTATCTTCAATGCGATTTTCGGATTTGTTCAAGAATATCGATCTGAGAAAGCCCTTGAGAAGTTGAAGGAGATGGCTGCTCCAAAGGCTCGAATCAAACGAGATGGCCTCTGGAAACAGATGGATTCCAGAAACGTAGTTCCGGGAGATATTCTTGGTCTTGAAGCTGGTGACAAAATTCCCGCCGATGCAAGAATCACGTACGCTGTGGGCCTGGGAATTGATGAGGCTGTCCTTACTGGCGAGTCACAGAGTGTGAGGAAGACCGACGAACCCATGAATGTTGAAAACCCGTCAGCGGGTGACATACGGAACATGGTCTTTCAGGGTACAACTGTTGTTGCCGGGAAAGGCAGAGCGGTAGTCACATCGACAGGCATGGACACTCGATTTGGCAAGATTGCCGAGATGGTCCAAGAAAGCGAAAAGGGTATGACTCCTCTTCAACACGACCTAGACGACCTCGGAAAGAAGCTAGGCGCTCTTGTGATTGCGCTTTGTGTAATTGTTTTTGGAGCTGAAATCTTCAGATATGGAACAGAGGAACTCTTTGAAGAACTGATGGCTGCGATTGCGTTGGCTGTTTCAGCCATTCCTGAAGGATTACCAGCTGTTGTTACCATCACACTGGCTATCGGTGTCCAAGGCATGGTAGACAGAAACGCGATTGTACGACGCTTACCCTCTGTAGAGACACTGGGTTCAACAACCGTCATCTGCTCGGATAAGACCGGCACTATCACCAAGAACGAGATGACTGTTACGAAACTCTACACTGACAGAAAAGTCATCTCAGTTAGCGGTGTGGGATACAACGAGGAAGGTGAGTTCACTCTTGAGGATGATACCTTCGATGTCACCTCTAATTCACACACAAGGCACTTACTGGAAATCGGTCAGTGTTGCTCCAATACCATTATTCAAGATGACCCAACTGGAGCAGCTGACTGGTCAGTAGTAGGTGATCCCACAGAAGGAGCATTGCTTGTTGCAGCAGAAAAAGCAGGCATCAACTATGATGACACACTTGCTCGCTACAAAGAGCTAACAGAAATCTCCTTTGACTCTGCAAGAAAAAGGATGACCAGCGTCTGTGAAGACAAGGACACAAAATCTGTATTCGGTTTCATGAAAGGTGCTCCCGAAGTCGTTCTCTCGTTGTGCAATAGAATCTATGAGAAGGGAGAAGTCCGTTCCTTGACCGAGGAGGACAAAAAGCGAATACTTGATATAAACGCACAATTCGCTGAGGACGCACTCAGGGTTCTTGCATTCGCCTGCAGACCTCTTGACGACAATACGGACCACTCCGAGCCCGAAGACGTAGAGCAACAGATGATATTCGTCGGACTCCAAGGCATGATTGACCCGCCACGTGATGAAGTCTTTCATGCTATGAACGTCTGCAAGCAAGCTGGTATTCGCCCCGTCATGATTACCGGTGACCATGCTCTGACTGCTCGTGCTGTAGCTATCGAGGTGGGTCTTATCGATGAAGATGGTCGTGTCATCACCGGTTCTGATATCGAAGAAATGAGTGATGAAGAATTCCAACAAGTGGTCTCTGACGTGGATGTCTATGCTCGTGTAGATCCAAAACACAAACTGCAAATTGTTCGGACTCTCAAAAACTCCGACGAAGTCGTTGCTATGACCGGCGACGGTGTCAACGACGCCCCCGCTGTGAAACAGGCCGATGTCGGGATTGCCATGGGTATCAGAGGCGCCGATGTTACCCGAGAGGCTTCTGATGTCGTTCTTACTGACGACAATTTCGCAACAATCGTCTCGGCTGTTGAAAAAGGGCGGGAAATCTACTCGAATATCAAAAAGTTCGTTAGATTCCTTCTAGCGGCTAACTTCGATGAGATTTTCTTGATTTTCACGATTATTATGTTGGGTCTACCACTCCCAATCACACCGATACAGATTCTCTGGTTGAACCTTGCCACGGACGGCTTCCCGGCTTTAGCTCTTGGTGTTGACCCACCGAGCAGAGGCGTGATGGAGCGGCCGCCGCGAGAACCAGGCAAGAAGATGATGGACAGAGGCATGGCTTCTTTCGTCGTGGTAGCAGGGTTTATCGCATTCCTCGCCTCGAGTTTCCTGTACCTGTGGGGATTGACCACCTATGGTGGGGGGATTCCTGGTTTCACAGTTCCGTATGTTGAAGGCATGTGGAAAACCGCCCACTGGAGCACAGCCTTGAAACATGCACGAACTCTGGTGTTTGCCAGCGTGGTGACGTTCGAGCTGATATTCGTGTGGAACTGTCGAGATGAATACCACCCGATTTGGCGCACAGAGATTCGCCACAGCACAGCACTGTTTGCTGCCGTGGCAGTCTCGATTGTGTTGACGTTACTCACAATCTATGCACCGTTCATGCAACCACTGTTCGACACGATGCCCCTAGAACCACGGGCTTGGGTACTAATCATACTGACATCGTTGCCCGCCCTACTGATTCCACCACACATATTGTTTGGGCACAAGGACGAACTTGATGTGAAAGACTAG
- a CDS encoding nucleotide exchange factor GrpE yields MQDEEENAMNSSDTPEKDAELEAFELTPENELERKLKEHKEKTDDLTNRLQRLQAEFENYKKRMNKRIDDIRGVAGESILLKLLEVYDNVERALEVDFEENPGAAEEGVAAIRKQLEKLFTHEGVRPIECNGQDFDPYYQHAVQKVHNPDEPDGIVLEEYQKGYMLKNKVLRPALVCVNRRKIGDEDSSDNNEDNKNDDTGE; encoded by the coding sequence ATGCAGGATGAAGAGGAAAATGCAATGAACAGCTCGGATACACCTGAAAAAGATGCTGAGCTCGAAGCATTTGAGCTGACACCTGAAAATGAGCTCGAAAGAAAACTCAAGGAGCACAAGGAGAAAACGGATGATTTGACAAACAGACTTCAACGTCTCCAAGCAGAATTCGAGAACTACAAGAAACGTATGAATAAGAGAATCGATGATATACGAGGAGTCGCTGGTGAATCTATTCTCCTTAAACTCTTAGAAGTATATGACAATGTTGAAAGGGCTCTGGAAGTTGATTTCGAGGAGAACCCCGGAGCTGCTGAGGAAGGAGTTGCAGCTATACGAAAGCAACTCGAGAAATTGTTTACACATGAAGGGGTTCGGCCCATTGAATGCAATGGGCAAGACTTTGACCCTTATTACCAACATGCAGTTCAGAAAGTACATAACCCGGATGAGCCTGATGGTATCGTACTCGAAGAATATCAGAAAGGCTACATGTTGAAGAACAAGGTGTTGCGTCCTGCGCTTGTTTGCGTCAACAGACGCAAGATTGGCGATGAGGATTCATCGGACAATAATGAAGATAACAAAAATGATGATACTGGTGAGTGA
- a CDS encoding aminopeptidase P family protein, translated as MLSTSVYKRRLSAVEDLILSKNADMAFVTPSPTFQYLTGLAYEMRERLVSLIIQPERDPILVVPSFELSEISQRTWIDDFLSWSEEKDPYRLISERLDMTNSETNILLDDSTSLGIFWKLEKALGGFNSTSSITPLIDKMRLRKSKDEIELMKKSGRVIEDAIMIAFKGAKTGMTERQLKQIVMNEIIKHGADPTFAAVQFGENSALPHAEPSNRELQEKDVVLLDCGCAIDGYNTDMTRVGVVGEPTEKQREVYDVVVKAQKTALDEIGPGLSCGSADGIARSVIESEGYGKYFTHRLGHGIGLQVHEAPYLVRGNSLKLAPGMTHSVEPGVYLPGEFGIRMEDLVHITEDGVELLTFAPRDFVVIER; from the coding sequence ATGCTTAGTACTTCTGTGTACAAAAGACGTCTTTCAGCTGTAGAGGATTTGATTTTATCTAAGAATGCAGATATGGCTTTTGTGACACCTTCACCTACTTTTCAATATCTAACCGGATTAGCATATGAAATGCGCGAAAGACTTGTCTCGCTAATCATTCAGCCAGAAAGGGATCCTATCCTAGTTGTTCCTAGTTTTGAACTCTCAGAAATTTCACAGAGAACTTGGATTGATGATTTCTTGTCTTGGTCGGAAGAAAAGGACCCATACAGGCTCATCAGTGAACGACTGGATATGACGAACAGTGAAACTAACATCCTTTTGGATGACAGCACCTCTCTTGGAATTTTCTGGAAGCTTGAGAAGGCTCTAGGTGGTTTCAATTCTACGTCCTCAATTACTCCCCTTATTGATAAGATGCGATTGAGAAAAAGCAAAGATGAAATCGAGCTGATGAAGAAATCGGGGCGAGTTATAGAGGATGCTATAATGATTGCGTTTAAGGGGGCCAAGACAGGCATGACAGAACGGCAGCTCAAGCAGATCGTGATGAATGAAATCATCAAGCATGGGGCAGATCCAACTTTTGCCGCAGTTCAATTCGGTGAGAATAGTGCACTTCCACATGCAGAACCAAGTAATCGCGAGCTACAAGAGAAAGATGTCGTCCTTTTGGACTGTGGATGTGCTATAGATGGATACAACACCGATATGACAAGAGTTGGAGTGGTTGGTGAACCTACCGAGAAACAGCGTGAAGTCTACGATGTGGTGGTGAAGGCACAGAAAACGGCTCTTGATGAAATCGGTCCCGGGTTATCATGCGGCTCTGCGGACGGAATTGCAAGAAGTGTGATTGAATCTGAAGGATACGGCAAGTACTTCACACACCGTTTAGGCCACGGGATAGGATTACAGGTCCATGAGGCTCCTTACCTCGTACGTGGAAACTCATTGAAACTGGCTCCAGGTATGACTCATAGTGTAGAGCCCGGAGTCTATCTTCCGGGGGAATTCGGTATACGAATGGAAGACCTTGTGCACATAACCGAAGATGGTGTTGAGCTGCTGACTTTTGCACCTAGAGATTTTGTCGTTATCGAACGATGA
- a CDS encoding helix-turn-helix transcriptional regulator → MKNTRSFEDSWKVEMRRGILQYAILAIVKNNQNGIHGYGIAKELEEKTGSVLEVKDGTLYPILHRLRNERLLNVHTEKSDAGPKRKVYVLTAEGDRVLRAMEVILEEMIEKLELLRDGQ, encoded by the coding sequence TTGAAGAATACACGAAGCTTTGAGGATAGCTGGAAGGTTGAGATGCGCAGAGGAATACTTCAATATGCAATCCTAGCAATAGTGAAGAACAATCAAAACGGCATTCATGGCTACGGAATTGCCAAGGAACTCGAAGAAAAGACCGGCAGCGTTCTTGAAGTTAAAGATGGAACGCTATATCCAATCCTGCATAGACTTAGGAATGAGCGTCTTCTCAATGTCCATACCGAAAAATCGGATGCTGGTCCAAAACGGAAGGTCTATGTGCTTACGGCCGAAGGAGACAGGGTTCTACGGGCAATGGAAGTAATCCTCGAAGAGATGATTGAGAAGTTGGAGTTGCTTAGAGATGGACAGTAG
- a CDS encoding 3-hydroxybutyryl-CoA dehydrogenase has translation MTIEKIAVLGAGQMGNGIAQVCAQAGYNVAMRDIKQEFLDSGMKTIRKNLERGLKKDKITKEEIEEILDSINPVIDLEEAVSDADLIIEAVPEIVKLKLEVWEDVEGLAKEEAVFASNTSSISITQMGAVTKRPEKFIGMHFFNPVPVMKLIEIIRGAATDDDTVEVIESVAAELGKETVLVEEAPGFAVNRLLVPAINEAIFAIQEGVASVADMDKSIELGLNWPMGPLKLADFVGLDTLLHIADYFVEEFKDSKYRAPPLLRKLVRAGWVGRKAGKGFYDYSGDKPEPLEF, from the coding sequence ATGACAATCGAAAAGATAGCAGTATTAGGAGCTGGACAGATGGGGAACGGAATAGCCCAAGTCTGTGCTCAAGCCGGATACAACGTAGCAATGCGGGACATCAAGCAGGAATTCTTGGACAGTGGAATGAAAACAATTCGGAAGAATCTTGAACGAGGATTGAAGAAAGATAAAATAACCAAAGAAGAAATCGAAGAAATCCTAGACTCGATAAATCCCGTCATTGATTTGGAAGAAGCCGTAAGTGATGCAGATCTCATCATTGAAGCTGTGCCAGAAATAGTGAAGCTAAAATTGGAAGTTTGGGAGGATGTAGAAGGCCTCGCAAAGGAGGAGGCAGTATTCGCGTCAAACACCTCAAGTATCAGTATCACACAGATGGGTGCCGTAACAAAGAGGCCAGAGAAATTCATCGGCATGCACTTCTTCAACCCTGTTCCGGTCATGAAACTGATCGAAATCATTCGGGGAGCCGCCACAGATGATGACACAGTCGAAGTCATCGAAAGTGTTGCTGCTGAACTCGGAAAAGAGACGGTCCTTGTTGAAGAGGCACCAGGTTTCGCTGTTAATCGGTTGCTGGTACCAGCCATAAACGAGGCAATCTTCGCTATTCAAGAAGGGGTTGCCAGCGTTGCTGATATGGATAAATCAATCGAATTGGGGCTGAACTGGCCTATGGGACCACTCAAGCTGGCTGATTTCGTAGGACTTGACACCCTGCTACATATAGCGGATTACTTCGTTGAAGAGTTTAAAGATTCGAAATATCGAGCACCGCCATTGTTGAGAAAGCTAGTACGGGCTGGATGGGTAGGTCGGAAGGCAGGCAAAGGGTTCTATGATTATTCAGGAGATAAGCCAGAACCATTAGAATTCTAA
- a CDS encoding YkgJ family cysteine cluster protein has protein sequence MANKKYSFKCLEQDCETQACHLREQVNVTIDDLTRWTQGGYLQNILPGLRFNLPESENEPITIETRRKNLEGQDATACIFYHEESGACEIGYSKPISCQTYPLNYNGEKFYVSDRDCPGVGEGDVTKEALKKAKEKAEQDFQERQRTQASLPALYSLMMGQLMQQSAQAMQNLSDEDRERIQEIMSKQEQDEEEA, from the coding sequence ATGGCTAACAAGAAATACAGCTTCAAATGCCTAGAACAGGATTGCGAGACACAAGCATGTCATTTGAGAGAGCAGGTCAATGTGACTATTGATGACTTGACCAGATGGACACAAGGAGGGTATTTGCAGAATATCCTCCCAGGTTTGAGATTCAATCTACCAGAATCAGAGAATGAACCAATCACGATAGAGACTAGGAGAAAGAATTTGGAAGGTCAAGATGCAACTGCTTGCATCTTCTATCATGAGGAATCTGGTGCTTGTGAGATTGGATACAGCAAACCTATCTCCTGCCAAACCTATCCGCTCAACTACAACGGCGAGAAGTTCTACGTAAGCGACCGCGATTGTCCAGGGGTTGGAGAAGGAGACGTAACCAAAGAAGCTTTGAAGAAGGCAAAAGAGAAAGCAGAACAAGATTTTCAAGAAAGACAACGAACGCAAGCGTCCCTTCCGGCACTCTATAGCCTCATGATGGGTCAGCTGATGCAGCAGTCAGCTCAAGCTATGCAGAATCTATCCGACGAGGATCGTGAACGAATCCAAGAGATCATGTCAAAGCAGGAACAAGACGAAGAAGAGGCATAG
- the dnaK gene encoding molecular chaperone DnaK, whose protein sequence is MTVVGIDLGTTNSGIAYMEGGKPQIIPNAEGKRLTPSVVGITEKGEITVGELAKRQAISMPDRTVRSIKRHMGEDYTVEIDDKDYTPQEISAMILRKLKKDAEEYLDEEIEQAVITVPAYFNDSQRQATKDAGRIAGLDVLRIVNEPTASTLAYGLGKKEEMKVLVYDLGGGTFDVSILDIAEDVYEVMSTAGDTKLGGDDWDRRIMDWIVEEFKKEHGVDLSDNLEAMQRIKEGAEQAKIELSTVKETNINLPYITADESGPKHIDLDLTRAKFEQMTDDLLQKTMGPLRRALSDAKLEPEEVDKILLVGGSTRMPMIQESVRGIFGKEGEKGINPDEVVALGAAVQAGVLSGETKDILLLDVTPLTLAIETLGGKATPLIPRNTTIPTKKSKVFTTAADGQTAVDIHVVQGERPLAKDNMSLGKFQLVGIPPAPRGTPQIEVTFDIDADGIVNVKAEDKATGNEQSITIKATTNLSEDEVEEMVEEAEEYAEEDKRREAIIDAKNTADQMIYQGQKLVKDFGDKVPDDLKAKLEEESAALKQAIEQEELEKMESGTEKVKEIIYEISQKAYGEAGSGAQGFDPSQMGAAGFDPSQMGAQGAPGAGASTSDEDIDDDDVVDVDFEDID, encoded by the coding sequence TTGACCGTAGTTGGCATAGACTTAGGCACTACAAATAGTGGAATAGCCTATATGGAAGGCGGGAAGCCTCAGATTATTCCCAATGCAGAAGGCAAGAGGCTTACTCCATCCGTCGTAGGCATTACAGAGAAAGGTGAGATTACTGTGGGCGAATTGGCCAAGAGGCAGGCAATTTCAATGCCTGACCGGACTGTCAGGTCAATCAAACGCCACATGGGTGAGGACTATACCGTTGAGATTGACGACAAGGATTATACCCCTCAAGAAATCTCTGCCATGATTCTCAGGAAACTGAAGAAAGACGCAGAGGAGTATCTTGATGAGGAAATCGAACAAGCCGTCATCACGGTACCTGCGTACTTCAATGATAGTCAGCGGCAGGCGACAAAGGACGCAGGTCGTATTGCAGGCCTAGATGTCCTTAGAATTGTGAATGAGCCCACAGCCTCAACACTCGCTTATGGTCTCGGAAAGAAAGAAGAAATGAAAGTATTAGTCTACGATCTTGGTGGAGGAACGTTTGACGTTTCGATACTCGACATAGCTGAAGATGTCTACGAGGTTATGTCCACAGCCGGAGACACCAAGTTAGGTGGCGATGATTGGGATCGTCGCATCATGGACTGGATTGTGGAAGAATTCAAGAAAGAACATGGTGTGGATCTCTCAGACAATCTGGAGGCCATGCAGAGAATAAAGGAAGGAGCCGAACAGGCGAAGATTGAGCTCTCCACAGTAAAGGAGACAAACATCAATTTACCTTACATTACTGCTGATGAGAGTGGCCCAAAGCATATCGATTTGGATCTTACGAGGGCAAAGTTCGAGCAAATGACAGATGACCTATTGCAGAAGACAATGGGTCCTCTCCGTCGCGCGTTATCTGATGCTAAGTTAGAACCTGAAGAAGTAGACAAAATCCTTCTTGTTGGTGGGTCTACCCGTATGCCCATGATTCAAGAGAGTGTACGTGGAATCTTTGGAAAGGAAGGTGAGAAAGGCATCAACCCAGACGAAGTTGTGGCACTTGGTGCTGCTGTTCAAGCAGGTGTGCTATCTGGTGAAACGAAAGATATCCTGTTGCTGGATGTAACTCCTCTAACACTGGCTATTGAAACACTAGGTGGCAAAGCTACACCCCTTATACCACGTAATACCACTATTCCAACTAAGAAAAGCAAGGTGTTCACTACCGCGGCGGATGGTCAGACTGCTGTTGATATTCATGTTGTGCAGGGTGAACGACCCCTGGCAAAAGATAACATGAGCCTTGGCAAATTCCAGCTTGTGGGTATACCCCCTGCACCAAGAGGAACTCCCCAGATTGAAGTTACCTTTGATATTGATGCCGACGGTATAGTCAATGTTAAGGCTGAGGACAAGGCTACAGGCAATGAACAGTCTATTACAATAAAGGCTACAACAAACCTCTCTGAAGATGAAGTCGAAGAGATGGTTGAAGAAGCTGAAGAATATGCTGAAGAAGACAAAAGGCGTGAGGCCATTATTGATGCCAAAAACACAGCCGATCAGATGATTTACCAGGGCCAGAAACTTGTCAAGGATTTTGGGGATAAAGTCCCCGACGACCTGAAAGCGAAGCTCGAAGAAGAATCAGCGGCTCTTAAGCAGGCTATCGAACAAGAGGAACTCGAGAAGATGGAATCTGGTACCGAGAAAGTGAAAGAAATCATCTATGAAATCTCACAGAAGGCATATGGTGAAGCGGGATCTGGCGCTCAAGGTTTCGACCCGAGTCAGATGGGTGCTGCAGGCTTTGATCCCAGTCAGATGGGAGCACAAGGTGCACCTGGAGCTGGTGCTTCAACAAGCGATGAAGACATTGATGACGACGATGTTGTTGATGTAGACTTTGAGGATATCGACTAG